The genomic segment ACGCAAAATGGGAAAACAATCAAAATTTCAAGAGCACAAAATGGCTTTATGAAGGTTAATGTAAAAAAAGGAGAGGGAAAAATTAAATTGACATTTATCCCGAATGGTCTTAAAGATGGTAGTATAGCATTTTTATCTGGAATCTCGTTCTTTATTATTTATAATAAGATACGAAAGAAAAATTGTTATAATTAAAAACCCAAACTGTCTTTTTGCTCAGTTTGGGTTTTATTATATCTTGATAATATAAAAAAGCACCCTTTATGAATGCTTAGTAGCTCCGGCAGTAGGACTCGAACCTACGACATCATGATTAACAGTCATGCGCTACTACCAACTGAGCTATGCCGGATAATATAGTCCGTACGGGATTCGAACCCGTGTTACCGCCGTGAAAAGGCGGTGTCTTAACCCCTTGACCAACGGACCATATATGTTCTTTAACAGAACATATACTATTATACCAGTTTGGAAAACTTTGTCAATAGTTTTTATTTAAAAATTTAGTTTTTACTCATCCTTTTGATTCCTCTAAAATGGATTTCAACTTTCCAATTTTCATTCGAGTAATCGGACAACGGTGATCTTCATAAAAAATAATTTCTCTTGTTTTTTTATCATAACCTTTAATATTCCCAATATTAACTAGATAAGATTTATGAGGTGAAAAGAAGCGCTGTGTTTTCTCGTCTTTTTCCTGAATATCTGCAATCGTACCATAAAATTCTTTAAAAAAGTTTTTACCAACAATTCTTAATTTATGAGAAGAACCTGTCGTTTCAATATATAAAATATCATTAAAAGGCATTCTAACTTCGCCACCACGGAAACTATATTCAAAATAATCAACCATATCTTTATTTTCAATCAACGTTGCTTTTGTATATTCAATACTGTCTTTTATATGTTTTTTAAAAGCAGCATCATTCAAATTTTTATCAACAAAATCCAATGCAGATACTTTATATTTAAACGTCATAGTAGCAAATTCTGATTTTGTTGTAACAAAAACAATAATGGCATAAGGATTATGATGCCGTATAAATTTGGCTATTTCTAACCCTTTTGTTTCTTCACCTTTAATATCAATATCTAAAAAATATAATTGATTTACTTCATCGTTTTCAATATATTCTTTAAATTCTCTTACTTTTCCAGTTATTTTAACTTTTATCGGAATCCCCATTTCCTTAGCTATTTCTGCCAATGTTGTTTCCATTCTAACTTGATGTGTAATTTCATCTTCTAATATTAGTACTTTCATTATAGACCTTCTTTCCTTACTCTCATTACTTGTGTAAAATATTCATCCTCAATGTTTGTATCAAGAATAATTCCTTCATAGTTATTAATAATTTCTTTGATATTGCTTAAACCTAAACCTCGTCCCTCGCCCTTTGTTGAAAAATCGGTTTGATAAATCATTTCTAAGTCTAGTTGTCTTTTTTTACGTGAATTTTGAATGACTAAGATAGTTTCTGTATCCAAATCTACCAAAGAAACATTCATTGTTTTTTGATAACTTTCTGCTGCTCCTTCTATGGCATTATTTAAAAGAACACTTGTCATTCTAACTAGATCTAATAATTTAATCGGTAAAGGCTTGACAAAATCTTTTACTTCAAATGTTAATTCTATATTATAATCACGTGCCTTAAACAAGGTTTGTATCATAACGCTTCTAAGCGCTGAATCCCCAATGTTATTTAAATCAAAATAAGTATATTTATCTGAACGAAGTTGTAAATTAGCATTTACTAGTACTTCTTGATAAATTCGTTCTACTTCTCTTATATTACCTGTATGAATGGCAGATTGGAAACTTGCCAACATCCCACCATAATCGTGACGAAAACCTCGAATTTCATTGTAAAGACTCACAATTTCATCTGTATACTTTTGTAGTTGTAGCTGTTCTCGTTCTTTTTGTTTAATTTGCTCCTCTTTTTCATATTTTTCACGAATAGATTGTAAGTAGAATAAAATTGACATAAACATCAAAAAGCAAATCGTCGCAATCATACTAGAAAAACTATTTAAACTTTTCATATTGCTAAGCCAATGCGATACATTTAATAAAAAATGAATGAATAATAGATAAAAATTTAACTGTACAATCTTATCTTTGAAATCAACCTTTTTAAAATATTTAAAATTAAACTTAAAATAATCAATTGCTTTTAAAATGAAAACTAAAGAAATAATATTAATAAAAATATAGAACAATCCCCAATATCTATCAACAAACTTATCACCTGTAACAGAAGAAATAATAACTGAAAAGAAGGTTTCAGAACCTGATACAGCTAAAGATAAAAATAGTGCTAAAAATAAAGACGAATGTTTTTTAACTTTTTTTACTTTAACAAAGTATAAATAAAAAAATAATGGTTGAATAAAAAACATTATATATCTAACCGAATAATGTATTATTGTAGTAAAATCAGTCAAAAATACAATTCCTAAACATAATAAAGTAAAGTGAATATTCACTTTATTCACTCTACTTATCTTCTTATAACAATATACAACAGAAACAGCTTCTATAATTGAGAATATAATCCAATGTATAAATTCTATTTTCACTATACTTACTCCTAAATATTTATTTACCAAAAAGTTTAGAAAAATCAAATCCCATTCTTATTCGACTATCTCCACCAACAATTTTATTTAACTGTTCATCAGTAAGTTCTTTAAATGATTCAACTTCCACTTTAGTTATTTCCTTTTTGCTAAAAATTTTTTTCATAAATTCTCCTTAATGTTTGTTTTTTGTAAGAAATCTTACAAAGTAATTATACAAAATTTTTAAAACCAAATTGAAAAAATCTCCAAAAAACACATTTTTACATCTCAAAAGACTTTTTACACAGATATAGAAAAAGGCACGCTTCTCTCGTGCCTTTAAACTTATATGATCCCAGCAGGATTCGAACCTGCGACCGTTCGCTTAGAAGGCGAATGCTCTATCCAGCTGAGCTATGAGACCAATGCTTTATCATTTTAACAAAAAAAGTCCACAACGTCAAGATTACTTATGATAAGGACTTCCTTGTTGAATCATAAATGCTCGATAAATTTGTTCTACTAAAACTAATCGCATCAATTGATGAGGAAGAGTCAATTTTCCAAAACTCATCAATAAATTAGCTCTTTTTTTAACAGTATTAGATAAGCCAAGGCTTCCTCCAATCACAAAAGTAATATTTGAAATTCCACGAATGGTTATATCACTCAATATCTTACTAAATTCTTCTGACGGAAATTGTTGACCTTCAATAGCTAAAGCAATCACAAATTCCTTATCAGTTATTTTCGATAAAATACGATTCCCTTCTTTCTCCAGAATTTGCTGATTTTTTAAGTGACTTGCTTTATCAGGTGTTTTTTCATCTGAAAGTTCAATCAACTCAAATTTAGTAAAATGTTTTAAGCGTTTTGCATACTCTGCAATCCCATCTTTAAGATATTTTTCTTTTAATTTTCCAACAGTTACAAGTTTTATTTTCATATTTCTATTCTATCATATCCACAGTTATTTCACATCTTATTCACAAGATAAAACTTTAAATTTTCTTTCAAAAACCTTATAAATTACTAAGAAAGTCACAGATTTTGAAAGTTATCCACAATTTGTGGATAAGGTTAAACATTTAAGTTATAATTAAGATAAATTATTTATACTTTCAGTAATTGAAATAACTAGGAGGAAGATATGAAAAATTCTTCAAATTTTACAAAAAAATTATTATGGCTTTTCATGGTCTTAGCTATAGGTTTTATTGGTGGTTTATTTGGAAACTTAACCTCATCAAAATTATCAACAAATAGTTCCACAACAACTAAGGTTAACAAAGTTACTACTGCTTATAAAAATACAAATTCTACAACACAAGCTGTAAGCAAAGTAAAGGATGCAGTTGTATCTGTTATTACCTATGCTAATAATAATTCTCAAAATAGTGTTTTTGGAAATGATGATTCAAATACTAATAACGATAATTCTCAACAAGTGGCTAGTGAAGGATCTGGGGTTATTTATAAAAAAGACGGAAAATACGCCTACTTAGTGACCAATACCCATGTTATTAATGGTGCTAAAAAAGTTGATATTCGTTTGGCTGATGGGAACAAAGTTCCTGGAGAAATTATAGGTTCAGATACTTATTCTGATATCTCTGTTGTTCGTATTAGTGCTGATAAAGTAAAAACAGTTGCTGAGTTTGGAGATTCTAGTAAATTAACTGTTGGTGAAACAGCTATTGCGATTGGAAGTCCACTCGGATCAAATTATGCTAATACTGTGACACAAGGAATTATTTCTAGCTTAAATCGTAATGTGTCTTTAAAATCTGAAAGCGGTCAAACTATTTCAACACAAGCTATCCAAACTGATACAGCTATCAATCCAGGGAATTCTGGTGGTCCACTTGTAAATATCCAAGGACAAGTAATTGGTATTACTTCAAGTAAAATTGCTAGCAACGGTGGAACTTCTGTTGAGGGATTAGGTTTTGCCATTCCATCTAATGATGTTATTAATATTATCAATCAATTAGAAGCAAACGGAACTGTTACACGACCAGCTCTAGGAATCCAAATGATCGACATCAC from the Streptococcus constellatus subsp. constellatus genome contains:
- a CDS encoding sensor histidine kinase, with product MKIEFIHWIIFSIIEAVSVVYCYKKISRVNKVNIHFTLLCLGIVFLTDFTTIIHYSVRYIMFFIQPLFFYLYFVKVKKVKKHSSLFLALFLSLAVSGSETFFSVIISSVTGDKFVDRYWGLFYIFINIISLVFILKAIDYFKFNFKYFKKVDFKDKIVQLNFYLLFIHFLLNVSHWLSNMKSLNSFSSMIATICFLMFMSILFYLQSIREKYEKEEQIKQKEREQLQLQKYTDEIVSLYNEIRGFRHDYGGMLASFQSAIHTGNIREVERIYQEVLVNANLQLRSDKYTYFDLNNIGDSALRSVMIQTLFKARDYNIELTFEVKDFVKPLPIKLLDLVRMTSVLLNNAIEGAAESYQKTMNVSLVDLDTETILVIQNSRKKRQLDLEMIYQTDFSTKGEGRGLGLSNIKEIINNYEGIILDTNIEDEYFTQVMRVRKEGL
- the rlmH gene encoding 23S rRNA (pseudouridine(1915)-N(3))-methyltransferase RlmH, with the protein product MKIKLVTVGKLKEKYLKDGIAEYAKRLKHFTKFELIELSDEKTPDKASHLKNQQILEKEGNRILSKITDKEFVIALAIEGQQFPSEEFSKILSDITIRGISNITFVIGGSLGLSNTVKKRANLLMSFGKLTLPHQLMRLVLVEQIYRAFMIQQGSPYHK
- a CDS encoding S1C family serine protease — its product is MKNSSNFTKKLLWLFMVLAIGFIGGLFGNLTSSKLSTNSSTTTKVNKVTTAYKNTNSTTQAVSKVKDAVVSVITYANNNSQNSVFGNDDSNTNNDNSQQVASEGSGVIYKKDGKYAYLVTNTHVINGAKKVDIRLADGNKVPGEIIGSDTYSDISVVRISADKVKTVAEFGDSSKLTVGETAIAIGSPLGSNYANTVTQGIISSLNRNVSLKSESGQTISTQAIQTDTAINPGNSGGPLVNIQGQVIGITSSKIASNGGTSVEGLGFAIPSNDVINIINQLEANGTVTRPALGIQMIDITNLSNSDLSRLKLPSKVTSGVVVRSAQAGMPAAGKLQKYDVITKVDGKDISSVSDLQSALYKHSIGDDIKITFYRNGKETTTTIKLTKSTKDLDSNN
- a CDS encoding ComC/BlpC family leader-containing pheromone/bacteriocin, which gives rise to MKKIFSKKEITKVEVESFKELTDEQLNKIVGGDSRIRMGFDFSKLFGK
- the comE gene encoding competence system response regulator transcription factor ComE, which codes for MKVLILEDEITHQVRMETTLAEIAKEMGIPIKVKITGKVREFKEYIENDEVNQLYFLDIDIKGEETKGLEIAKFIRHHNPYAIIVFVTTKSEFATMTFKYKVSALDFVDKNLNDAAFKKHIKDSIEYTKATLIENKDMVDYFEYSFRGGEVRMPFNDILYIETTGSSHKLRIVGKNFFKEFYGTIADIQEKDEKTQRFFSPHKSYLVNIGNIKGYDKKTREIIFYEDHRCPITRMKIGKLKSILEESKG